ATGACGCTGGCGCAGGGCGTCAGCattcgccctcgtcgtctcgAATGGCGGCATATCCTCCTCTAAGACAATCTCCTGGAAAACCTCTCTTTTGTCCGAGGGCAGTGGCCGAATTCCCGTGTTAGATCGGATGATGTCCCCGTATCGCTGCGGAATATCAGAGTCAGCAACTGGCTGTCCACTCTGCGCGTCGAGCCATCCGACATATTGGCTATTGGGGCCTTGCTTGGTGGCATATCGGATGAGGTTCATGAGCCATGCCATCTCGACGTATCCAGCTGGCGAGAGATGACCCTGAGACTCCATCTCCCAGCGTACGCGTGCACTTCCCCATGGACCCAGCTCTGCGAACCCGACAACGACGACTGCATCTGCTGACACAAGCTCTGGGTCAATCTTGGTCTGCAAGGGCCGCAGCTCGGAGTCATAATGAGGCAGTCTTGGGAACCCAACGCGCAGAGAAACTCGTGACTGTATGGATATATCTTTGGAGGGTTGTCGCCCTCGAGCCTCtcgctcatcctcttctgCGATCGCTCGAGCAATCTCGGCGCGTTGGTGGATATTTGCTCGGGCAGCAGCGAGATGGACAGAGGCATCACGCCAATGCCCCAGATTCCCAGAGAAGTCTGCCATGACCGGCGCATCCTCACAGTGGGAAACCCATTGCGGAGTCAGCAGCAAAGTAATGAGGTCGCCCATCTCCTGTCCAGAGAAGGTCAAGATGTGGCCCTCCGTTTCTGCTGTCTCGGCGACAATGTCATTACTATTCATCAAACCAGTAGATCGGGTCCATCCAATGTTGACACCGCATATCGAAAGCTCCTCGTCCCAAGACTCAGAGTGGAATCGATGCAGTAGAGTCTCGAGCCCGCGTTTGGACTCGGCGTATAGACCGTCGCCCCCTAGGATGCCGTGGTTGGGAGACAGTGGAAGGACGACCTGGGTTGGCCGGCAGCGAATGTTCCTCCGCCGCTTTTGGGTTCCCACAAATCCAAGCAGGCGTAATACATTGACTAGCATCAATCGGAAGGCTGCTTCGTTTCCTGCATCTAATCCGTCAATCTCTGCTCCGACTTGGCTTGCGGCGGCAAAGGGGATGACAGCATCCAGATCAAGCCCTAATTGGCCATAGATGTACTCGATCAGGTTCTCGCAATCAACAACGCTTGCCTGGTTAAAGGGAACAAGGTGGAGCTGTGATCCACGGCTCCCGCACTCATCATACAGCTGCTTGAAGGATGCCGCGGCAGCAGAGGGTTCGCGACTGGTGGTTATAATGACCCTGGCTCCCCCAGAGAGTAGTCGACGGGCGACGCAGTATCCGATGGAGCCGGGGCTTGCCCCAGTGACAAGATAAGTTTGTTCAGCGAAGGAAACCCCCTCCTGGCTTGCGTGGGCCAGGCTATCAAGTAGCTCCGTTGTGAGGTCTGTTCCGTTAGATTGGGCCACGCCAGTTTTAACATTTGCCTGTATCCATCGCGTGAAGAAGTCTACGAAGCCAAAGGTCTCACGAGGGGTTTCCTCGCACTGAATCTCTCCAGCAGGAGCCACCACTGTATGCGGTGCTTTGGTTAGTAGGGCACCCAAGCGGACGACAGAAGGCAGATGAAGGGCTTGGGTGAGGACAGGAACAAGCCCCCTTGCAACTGGGTGCGCCTGTGCAATTTGAACAATAGTAGAATCTGCACGTTGGACAAAGCGATCTCGTAGCTCTTCGGACAATGCCGCGTTGTTCAGCTGGCAGAAGTCGAACAGCTCTTGTCGAGCTGAATTCCACCAGTCGCGATACCAGCGCGTTTTACGGTGATCAAAGCGAGGCGAGATACGACCCAGGAAGTCATCGGAGAACTCGGAAGTCCAGTTGTCCAACTTAGTCTGCAATTCTGTCACTATAGAGTCGTCTGTCTCTGCGGCGAGCCCAGGAATGCCTAGGTACTGTCGAAGGGCTTCATACTGTCTGTGTGCTAGCGCCTTCACCCCGGGAGAATTCCCATCGGGGGGTTCATTGTTCTTTGAATCGACAGACTGTGTAGCCTGGGTACGGGTTGCTCTATGCAAGAACAGACCCAAGGACTGACCGTACGCCTCAGTCAGACTGTCCCAGTATTCATGGGCCACCTCCAACGAAGGCAATCGAGACTGGGGCTCAGCCGCCAACGCATCGACCAAGACTCCAGTTTGCCGATGCAAAGGAAGGCCCCAGACATCGGCCATACGCGCACGAGCTGCAGGAATGGTCATCCGGGCCGGCATCTTCGCACTGAAGAGTCGCTGCAGAAGGGCCACCGAAGTCGGGCCCAGTGGGACCTCGCCCAGCGCAGCATCCAAATCCGCCAGTGAGGCATCTTCTGCACGATCTGGCAGGGCTGGAAACTCGTGTCCGAGGTCACCGATCAGCTCGTTCTGTAGCGTCGACTTGCCGCCACACAGATCCTTGATAGATCGGCTAGCATCGATTTCGCTTGCCGGCCTCCGGAGCTTACGAGCAATCAACGCCCTAATGATTCGTATGGCAGTCAAGGGCACATCTGGTACAGTCCGGACGGTAAAAGCCTCCGGACCCTTCACAGGCTCTGGGACTGTGCTGGACTGCGGTGTTTCGATTACAGGTTCGTCAATGCTTGAATCCTCGGTAGTCTCATCGTAGGTGTAGAGAAGCTCAGGTAAGTTCTGCGTACTGGCCAGGAGCTGCACGTTGGATCGcagatctttatttattgTCTTTTGTACCATTCCTAGAAGCGTCTTAGCCGGTCCAAGTTCAACCAGGCGTTGCCTGTCCCTCAGTAGACTCTTCTGTGTTTCTATCCTATACGCCATTAGCAGAGCGTCGGCCAGCCCCAGGAGCCGCTTACCATTGTACGGGAAAAGCGAACTGATGCCTGTATTCTGTCAGCGTTTTGCAGAGGTAGTGAGGCTGGTCCATACGCGAGAAGCTCGATTACCAGCTCGTAGGCAATCGCCTGTTCCATTGTGCGAATCGCCATGGCGGATGTTCAGGCTACATCCAGCTGTGTAGTGATATTAGCAGGTCGACCACTAAAAGAACTAAAGCCCGCCTGGACAGTTCAGATGCCCAGTGTTGGTCATCGATCTCCGATGTCTCGTACGCCGAGTAGGTGCTGACAGTGTCTCAGCTGTGGGAATAGTGGGCAGCCGCACAGTATCATCCATGATATTCTAGTTGTCTGATAGATATCTTGCCCTGGATGAGCTAGAGTTCGATACTCCAGCGAGCGGGAAAGGAATAATGACACTATCCGAGCTTTTGACATCTGCAGATTCCGGCAGACTGCGCTTATACAGTTGCTGCGGTGGACAGGGCCCCAGCAACCTCACAGGTCTCGACGATTTGGTCCATCTGGTACGAACATATGGAGATCGCGACCCAATACGACACTTGATCGACACCTCTTCCAGCCATCTCGAGCTCCTTGCGTCTATTCCACATCGATCTCCGTTCTTCTCTGGGCGTGGATTTCCATTACGCACATGGCTCGACGACTttgcagcaacagcaccatccTCTGACGAACTCGCTCTTTCGCCGTTTAGTTTCCCCATCAACACCTTACTTTCCCTGGCTCACTATGCACTCACTGCGCACACGATTGGTGTTGATCCCGGGCAGCTTCGGGACCGCCTGCACGGCGTCATCGGGCATTCCCAAGGAGTATTTGCTGCCACAGCAATTGCTCATAGCGGCAAGGGGTGGCCGGCCTTTTACAATGCAGCGAGCCTTGTATTGAAATTATCATTCTGGGTTGGTCTCGAGTCTCATCTTGCTGCGCCAGGTAGCACTCTATCCGCCGAGGACGTGGCGGACTGTCTACAGCATGACGAGGGCGCGCCTTCATATCTCCTGAGCGTGACGGGCTTGAGCCATGACCATCTACAGCGTCTTATACGGAAGGCAAACACCCAAGACGTACAGTTATCGCTCATCAATAGCAACAACAAATTTGTGCTGGCCGGGACACCGCAGGCCCTCCGGGATATATGCCTTGCAATTCGTACAGTCAGTGCGCCGCAATCGCTTGATCAGACCCGAGCCCCCTTCACACAGCGTCGACCGATCTCTGACGTCCGGTTTCTCCCTGTCTCAGCTCCTTACCATTCTTCGCTTCTGGCATATGTCGAGCCGTACGTGGTGGATGCCATTAAGGGCCTCCGATTGAATGGCAGCGACATAGCCATACCTCTCTATGCCCAAGTGAAGGGCAAGACGCAGAACCTGCAGGACCTCAAAGAGGACGTCTTATCAGCTTTGATCCGTGCTGTCACCATAGAACAGGTTGATTGGCCTGACGCATGCCGCAAAATGGACAGTGCTACCCATGTGCTTTCTTTTGGGCCTGGATCTGTCGGAAGCCTGGTCCAAGATGTCTTGGAGGGAACTGGGGTCCACGTAATGAACCTATCAGGGCGTTCTCTATCGTCATGTCTAAATGCTCTTAACTCAGTATCTTCTCTGCCGGTAGGACAGAGCTGGGGTCACAAGTACCGCCCACGTCTGGGTACATCGAACTCAAAAGAGGCCGAACCCTATATTGAAACGAAGATGACACGACTATTAGGGCTACCACATGTCATGGTGGCAGGAATGACTCCGACAACGTGCTCGCCGGAATTTGTCGCTGCCGTCATGAACGCAGGCTACCATGTTGAATTCGCCTGCGGTGGCTACCACCATCCAGAGACCCTGGAAGCAGCTCTTCGCCAACTCGCAGCCGCAATCCCATTCCATCGCTCGATCACCTGCAATGTCATCTACGCCTCGCCAAAATCCCTCACCTGGCAGATAAACCTCTTACAGGATCTGATCAAGGAGGGTCTGCCGATTGATGGGCTGACAGTTGGTGCTGGCATACCCTCGCCCGACGTTGTTAGGGAGTGGGTTGAACGGTTGGACCTCTCTCATATCTGGTTCAAACCTGGATCTGTCGATGCCATAGACCGTGTCCTTGCTATTGCTCGTCAGTACCCAGGTCTCCCCATTGGCCTGCAGTGGACCGGGGGCCGCGCAGGGGGCCATCACTCATTTGAAGATTTCCACCAAGCAATTCTCGACCGTTACAGCCACATCCGGAGCTGCGACAACGTTATCCTCGTGGCGGGTAGTGGATTTGGGGGAGGGCACGATACATGGCCGTACCTCACCGGCTCTTGGTCACAGGAGCTGGGATTTGCTGCGATGCCCTTTGACGGAGTCCTCCTAGGGAGTCGCATGATGGTGGCTCATGAGGCCAAAACGTCGCTGGCCGCGAAGCAGTTGATAGTCCAGGCTCCAgggattgttgaagatgatgactGGACGCGCTCCCAGCATGAAGCCATCGGGGGTGTGATTTCAGTTGTCTCTGAGATGGGACAGCCGATCCATGTACTGGCAACTCGAGGGATGCGTTTATGGCATGAGTTTGACAGGAGGTTCTTCTCGATCAGGGACCCTGAGCAGCTCCGGGTGGCACTGAAGAAGCATCGGGAGGAAATAATCAGTCGTCTCAATAGGGACTATGCGCGACCGTGGTTTGCAATTGCAGACGATGGAAGGCCGGTTGAGATGGAAGACCTCACCTACAAACAAGTGCTACATCGACTCTGTGGGCTCATGTTCGTGGAGCGCCACTCGCGCTGGATTGATCAGTCCTACCTCGTCCGTGTCCATGACTTTGTGCGCCTTCTACATGCACGGTTTGGTACTGGGATGTCCCTAAGCAACAGTCCTGCTGAGCTCAAAGTGGCGTTCGATGAGGCATACCGCACTCATGCGGACGAAGTCTTGTATCCAGACGACGCGGCATTGCTCCTCTCCTTATTTCGTCGACAGGGCCTCAAGCCAGTACCCTTCATACCGATACTCGATGAGAGCTTTGAGACCTGGTTCAAGAAGGACTCCCTGTGGCAATCGGAGGATGTCGACTCGGTTCCCGAGCAAGATGCCCAACGCGTGTGTATCATTCAAGGCCCGGTGGCCGTACAACATTCTAAAGTGTGCGATGAACCTGCCAAAGATATCCTAGATGGAATCCGTGACCCGCACACTGGCTTCCTAAAGAATCAGATTTTGGCTAGTGGGGAAGATGATATGATCAGCGCCATAGTTCAAGACGCCGACGTCTTACCCGGCATCCATGTATCCCACGACGGCTCGATCTGCCGTTATCAACTTACGGGCCCAGCTATTCCTTCTTCTAGTGTCATCTTGGATCGGTTGACTACAGGCTGCTCTTGGGGACGTGCTGCTCTCATCAGCAAGCATGTCCTGTTTGGTCGACATCGCGTAAAGAACCCCATCCACGACGCTTTCCAGCCATGTATCGGGGATATTATTGAGATCAAATATGCCAGTGGCACACTAAGCGAGATGACACTTTATCATACTGCAGTTCAGAAAGGCGGTTCCAACGACATCCGTGGTGCATTGGAAATCACTCACCTCGATGCTGATACGATTTCGGTGGCCCTGATAACGCACTCGGTTCAAACGGTGGCAGGAAACCGACCAGCCCTCGAATTTAGGCTGAAGCTACTGGGGGGAGGCATGGGCCAGCCAATTATCCAGCTTGATCAAGAGACCTACCTTGGTCGGGTTCGCGATCTGTATACGGAACTATGGATTGGACCTGCACCCTGCCCAATCTCAGCCGGGCTCAATTCAGAGTTCAGTGATGGCCCTGCTGTGATTATGCCCGAGTCTGTACAGGAATTTGTGGCTGTCATCTCTCAATCCGGGCCAGCTCGCAGTCAGGCCTGGAGTGCACAAGGGCCAGTAGTTCCCCTTGACTACGCCGTCGTCCTGGCTTGGACTGCGCTCACCAAGCCCGTGCTGCTTCCAGCGCTCGATGGAGaccctcttcagcttcttcaccaGTCCATATCGCTACGGCTGGCCCGTGGTGTCTGGCCACTGTCTGTCGGCGATGTAGTGCAGACAGCCTCTCGCATAACAGAGCACACAATCACCGCCACCGGGCAGCGTGTCGAGGTTTCCGCAGAAATACTTCGTGATGCGCAGCCTGTAGTTTACCTGCGAACTACTTTTGTGATCCAGAGGCGTACCCAGAGGGCGTCCCAGCAGTTCCGTTCTGTCCACGAAGCAGAGATGGTGATGCATATCAGCTCTCcagtccagctgcagctcctcatTAGCCGCAAATGGCTGTTCCTGGACGTGGCATCTCACGAAATCCTTGGAAAACGCCTGTTATTTCGGCTTAATACCCAGACAGTATCCAGCACGAAAGGCACTCCCAGCTCACTACAAGTATCCGGCCTGGCCACATTGCTTTCAGAGCAAGCCTCAACCAGGACAACCACGGGAGCCAAGGTTGGCCGCGTATATCTAGAAGAAGAGGACCACAATTTCAATCCCGTCATGGACTTCTTGAGCCGACATGGCTCCCCACTAGTTCAGAGACAACCACTGCAAAGCCCCGGCTGGACCGGCGATGCCGTTATCCCATTCAGAGCTCCATCACCGAGCAGCGCATACGCAAGGGTGTCAAAAGATGCGAACCCCATACACACTTGCCCTTTATTCGCTCGGTTTGCCGGCCGAGGACAGCCGGTGCTTCACGGGATGCACCTCTCAGCAACAGTGAGACGCATCCTCGAGTGGATGGTCGGTGATACAGAGCGTCGCCGATTCCAAGGCTGGAAGGTATCTTTTGATGGTATCGTCCGGGCATACGATCAGCTGCGTATGGAGGTACAGCACCGCGCAATGGAAGACGGACTGATGGTCGTCCATGTTAAGGTGTTGAATGTAAATACTGGCGATCAGATCATGCATGCAGAAGCTATGATAGAACAAGCACCGACTGCATATATCTTTGCCGGACAAGGAACGCAGGAGCAGGGAATGGGGATGGGCCTATATGGCATGCATAAGGCTGCGCAAGCGGTTTGGGACCGAGCAGAACGCCATTTTGAATCCCAGTACGGTGAGTGTCTTCCCCCCCTTATCGACCACTATATACCTGCTAATGTATTCTCCCAGGCAtttccctcctccatctAGTCCGTGATAATCCAAAATCCCTTGCCGTCAACTTTCGTGGTAAACGGGGCCAGCAGATCCGGGCCAACTACCTCGCTATGAGATCTAGCTCGGAGTCTGATAAACTGATGCTTCCTGGTCTGACCGAGACGTCAAGATCCTATACCTTTTCATACCCCTCTGGCCTGCTCAAGTCCACTCAATTCGCTCAACCAGCACTGGTGGTTATGGAAATGGCGGAATACGCACACCTCCAAGCCCAGGGAGTCGTCCAAAAATCCGCCTTGTTCGCCGGCCATTCCTTGGGAGAATACAGTGCTCTCGGGGCCTGTTCTACGTTCATGCAGTTTGAACCGCTGCTGTCTTTGATATTCTACCGCGGATTGAAGATGCAGAATGCACTCCCTCGGGATAACAACGGGCGCACGCAATATGCCATGATGGCTGTTGACCCTTCACGCACTGGAACAGGTATCTCCTCTCCATTCGAAGTAGCTAGCTTAATACTGACACTTTTAGACTTCGACGAATGCAGTCTTATGGACCTCGTTCAGCGTATTGCGCGAGAAATGGGCCTCTTATTGGAGGTTGTCAACCACAACGTCCAATCACGACAGTACGTGTGTGCTGGTCATGTAAGTTCACGAACTATTCATATAAGCTCTATCATAAAGGACCACAGCTAACCGGAGTGCAGATTCGGTCTCTCTGGGTAATGGGCCAGGTTTGCGACAATTTGTCTCTCGCGACCAGCAATAGTCCAGACACCATGGAAGAGTGTATCAGGCAGAATATTGCCAGCAGTCAGACAATAACGAGCCACGAAAGCCTCTCCCGTGGTATCGCGACGATCCCCCTTTCTGGGGTCGATATCCCCTTCCACTCTCAGATGCTCCGGGGGCATATCGATGATTACAGGCAGTATCTGCGGCGCCACCTCCGGGTTGCCGATATCAAGGCTGATGAGCTTGTTGGACGCTGGGTTCCGAATGTGGTAGGGAAGCCGTTTACTCTGGAAATTTCGTATATTCGTTTAGTGCAGCAGATTACACAGAGCAGGGCTTTACATGGCCTACTAGAGCAGGTTGGAGAAAGGCTTTAGTGAACGCACACTTTATTGTCAAATACAAACTGAGATATTGAAACGACTGTTATCCGCATATTATAATTCTCAATGCTATCCTCCTTCAGCTCACCCGGGTCTTAAATGACATGTAAAGCTCCCTCTTCGCCCAAATGGACCATATTTTCTGGTCCAGAAACTCGCCAGTCCTCTCCACGTCCAACATAATATCAAACTGCCACAACAGCTTGGCCAGTGTCAATCTCACCTCGGCATAGGCAAGGTTTCGGCCGATGCAGTTGCGAACCCCAACAGACCAAGGCTGATAAGCACCGTAGTTATCATACTTGTACggctcctctgccttctGCAAGTGTCGCTCTGGGATGAATTTGTCCGCATGCGAGAAGTTGTAATCAGCATAGTATGCTCCGAGGTGACTGACTCCGACGCGGGTCTATCGTGAATCAGTAACGCATGCAGATAGTGatagaaaggaaagaaacGAACGTACTTCAGCAGGCACAAATTGGCCGCATACCGTAGCACCGCCGTCCGGCACAACACGAGGAGGCTGGCCAGGCACAGAGGGATACATGCGGAGAGTTTCATCAATCACAGCCGTGAGATACGGCAATCGAGAGACAGAAAGGAGATCAATCTGGTCCGACGCCTCAAACGCATTCCGGATCTCGGACACAGCTTTGTCCATCTTTCCGGACTTACAGAGTAGATACGTGCAGCCACAGAGTGCAGACGAAGTCGTCTCTGAGCCTGCAACGACCATTACAGCAGCATTGTTGAGCATCTCGCCAGGACTCATACCGTCGCCGGTTTGATTTCCGTCTGCGCTTTTGACCATGACCCGGTCCCAGAAGTCGCCCTGGTCGCCGGTCTTCTGCATGCGCTTCTTTAGCTTCTCGATCGCGTAGCTGTAGTTCTCCTGTCTCTTTCCGCGCAGTTCCTTCGGCATAACATACGGAGTCAGGAACTCGACGCCCATACTGCGCAGAACATGCGAGATCGCGACACTCTTGAGGTTCTTGTGGATGGTATCAACCCACGGATGCAACTCCCGGTTCTTCAGACTATCGAACGATTCCCCAAAAGACAGCGCACCGATGGAATCAAAGATCGCCATGTTAAAGTATCGCACCATTTCCACCGAGTCCCCAGTATCAGCGACTTCGCGAAGCACATCCACAAGGAGATCCGCGTACTGCACAATAGTAGGCTCCTGGGCACGCAGTCCCTTGTCACTAAACGCATGCCCAAACAGACTCCGGAACCGTGCATGATTGTGCGTGTCAGAGACCAGGATACTCATCACCCCATTCGGAGCGAGCGGCAGCCGGATCGGGTCTTTGAGGAACTCAGGGCGTCCGGGGACGTGGGCGTGGATGTCGCGCCAGGCCTGTGCATTGGCGAAGCTGATCTCGTCTGGCTTGATGCGTACTGTGTCGCCGTACTTCTGGTGGTGGCGCATGAGGTCGTGGTGCATTGTTCCGCGCAACAGCGTCAGTTTCCAGGGGAGGGAGCTTGCTCTCCATAGTAGGGGACCTGGGTAGTTGCGTAAAGGATGGAAGTAGAGGTTGTAGACCAGCTGGAAAACGACATATCCGACGGCAGCCAAAGCGGCCAGCAGAGGGAGTGAGAACACAGCCATCTTGCTGGAATGGGAGCGGTTGTTGGTGGCAGACTTGCGTGTCTCAAATATCAGTCTCTCGGACAGCGAGTCGGCTATATCGGACTGAGTTCAGTTATTCTAGGTAATCATTGCAGTCCAGATTATTATTACCAGTACAGAATATTGATTGGTTGGCACTAGATACTATCCATTGACCGTCACTACCTGATGGTCTATTCTAGCCTGAAAGCATCCATGCTTTACATCCAGTGCTCTTATATTCATAGCCGTTTTGCAAGCTAGAAGGAAACCAACTTCAGCGTGCCTAACAGCCCCAAAACAGCACCGGccaagggaaagaaagccCGAATAGCGTTGAACCGGTTCCAATTCTGTACCAGGCGCTCAGCGTCCGGCCAGGACGGGCTgttccccttcttcacctcgcCCTCAAGCCGAAAGAGAGCATTGTTTGTCGGGGCCATGACCGTCAGAGTGAAAGGTACCATGCTGATGGTGGTTAAACCTGCTGCGGCAAAAACACCCCATGCATCCCCCGCCGAGTACTTGCTGACTGCCGCAATCCCGTACAGTGCGGTGGTAGTGAGGCAGATGATAGGCCCCTTGATATGACCGTTGAGGAATATTCGACTCCAATGGCGCAGCAGGTGGCCTGGGTCGGTTGTAG
Above is a window of Aspergillus puulaauensis MK2 DNA, chromosome 2, nearly complete sequence DNA encoding:
- a CDS encoding uncharacterized protein (COG:I;~EggNog:ENOG410PJ7C;~InterPro:IPR032088,IPR003965,IPR029069,IPR001227, IPR014043,IPR002539,IPR040883,IPR016452,IPR016035, IPR013785,IPR013565;~PFAM:PF17951,PF01575,PF16073,PF08354,PF00698;~go_component: GO:0005835 - fatty acid synthase complex [Evidence IEA];~go_function: GO:0003824 - catalytic activity [Evidence IEA];~go_function: GO:0004312 - fatty acid synthase activity [Evidence IEA];~go_function: GO:0004313 - [acyl-carrier-protein] S-acetyltransferase activity [Evidence IEA];~go_function: GO:0004314 - [acyl-carrier-protein] S-malonyltransferase activity [Evidence IEA];~go_function: GO:0004317 - 3-hydroxypalmitoyl-[acyl-carrier-protein] dehydratase activity [Evidence IEA];~go_function: GO:0004318 - enoyl-[acyl-carrier-protein] reductase (NADH) activity [Evidence IEA];~go_function: GO:0016740 - transferase activity [Evidence IEA];~go_process: GO:0006633 - fatty acid biosynthetic process [Evidence IEA];~go_process: GO:0055114 - oxidation-reduction process [Evidence IEA]) — translated: MTLSELLTSADSGRLRLYSCCGGQGPSNLTGLDDLVHLVRTYGDRDPIRHLIDTSSSHLELLASIPHRSPFFSGRGFPLRTWLDDFAATAPSSDELALSPFSFPINTLLSLAHYALTAHTIGVDPGQLRDRLHGVIGHSQGVFAATAIAHSGKGWPAFYNAASLVLKLSFWVGLESHLAAPGSTLSAEDVADCLQHDEGAPSYLLSVTGLSHDHLQRLIRKANTQDVQLSLINSNNKFVLAGTPQALRDICLAIRTVSAPQSLDQTRAPFTQRRPISDVRFLPVSAPYHSSLLAYVEPYVVDAIKGLRLNGSDIAIPLYAQVKGKTQNLQDLKEDVLSALIRAVTIEQVDWPDACRKMDSATHVLSFGPGSVGSLVQDVLEGTGVHVMNLSGRSLSSCLNALNSVSSLPVGQSWGHKYRPRLGTSNSKEAEPYIETKMTRLLGLPHVMVAGMTPTTCSPEFVAAVMNAGYHVEFACGGYHHPETLEAALRQLAAAIPFHRSITCNVIYASPKSLTWQINLLQDLIKEGLPIDGLTVGAGIPSPDVVREWVERLDLSHIWFKPGSVDAIDRVLAIARQYPGLPIGLQWTGGRAGGHHSFEDFHQAILDRYSHIRSCDNVILVAGSGFGGGHDTWPYLTGSWSQELGFAAMPFDGVLLGSRMMVAHEAKTSLAAKQLIVQAPGIVEDDDWTRSQHEAIGGVISVVSEMGQPIHVLATRGMRLWHEFDRRFFSIRDPEQLRVALKKHREEIISRLNRDYARPWFAIADDGRPVEMEDLTYKQVLHRLCGLMFVERHSRWIDQSYLVRVHDFVRLLHARFGTGMSLSNSPAELKVAFDEAYRTHADEVLYPDDAALLLSLFRRQGLKPVPFIPILDESFETWFKKDSLWQSEDVDSVPEQDAQRVCIIQGPVAVQHSKVCDEPAKDILDGIRDPHTGFLKNQILASGEDDMISAIVQDADVLPGIHVSHDGSICRYQLTGPAIPSSSVILDRLTTGCSWGRAALISKHVLFGRHRVKNPIHDAFQPCIGDIIEIKYASGTLSEMTLYHTAVQKGGSNDIRGALEITHLDADTISVALITHSVQTVAGNRPALEFRLKLLGGGMGQPIIQLDQETYLGRVRDLYTELWIGPAPCPISAGLNSEFSDGPAVIMPESVQEFVAVISQSGPARSQAWSAQGPVVPLDYAVVLAWTALTKPVLLPALDGDPLQLLHQSISLRLARGVWPLSVGDVVQTASRITEHTITATGQRVEVSAEILRDAQPVVYLRTTFVIQRRTQRASQQFRSVHEAEMVMHISSPVQLQLLISRKWLFLDVASHEILGKRLLFRLNTQTVSSTKGTPSSLQVSGLATLLSEQASTRTTTGAKVGRVYLEEEDHNFNPVMDFLSRHGSPLVQRQPLQSPGWTGDAVIPFRAPSPSSAYARVSKDANPIHTCPLFARFAGRGQPVLHGMHLSATVRRILEWMVGDTERRRFQGWKVSFDGIVRAYDQLRMEVQHRAMEDGLMVVHVKVLNVNTGDQIMHAEAMIEQAPTAYIFAGQGTQEQGMGMGLYGMHKAAQAVWDRAERHFESQYGISLLHLVRDNPKSLAVNFRGKRGQQIRANYLAMRSSSESDKLMLPGLTETSRSYTFSYPSGLLKSTQFAQPALVVMEMAEYAHLQAQGVVQKSALFAGHSLGEYSALGACSTFMQFEPLLSLIFYRGLKMQNALPRDNNGRTQYAMMAVDPSRTGTDFDECSLMDLVQRIAREMGLLLEVVNHNVQSRQYVCAGHIRSLWVMGQVCDNLSLATSNSPDTMEECIRQNIASSQTITSHESLSRGIATIPLSGVDIPFHSQMLRGHIDDYRQYLRRHLRVADIKADELVGRWVPNVVGKPFTLEISYIRLVQQITQSRALHGLLEQVGERL
- a CDS encoding cytochrome P450 (COG:Q;~EggNog:ENOG410PIWX;~InterPro:IPR001128,IPR017972,IPR002401,IPR036396;~PFAM:PF00067;~go_function: GO:0005506 - iron ion binding [Evidence IEA];~go_function: GO:0016705 - oxidoreductase activity, acting on paired donors, with incorporation or reduction of molecular oxygen [Evidence IEA];~go_function: GO:0020037 - heme binding [Evidence IEA];~go_process: GO:0055114 - oxidation-reduction process [Evidence IEA]), with protein sequence MAVFSLPLLAALAAVGYVVFQLVYNLYFHPLRNYPGPLLWRASSLPWKLTLLRGTMHHDLMRHHQKYGDTVRIKPDEISFANAQAWRDIHAHVPGRPEFLKDPIRLPLAPNGVMSILVSDTHNHARFRSLFGHAFSDKGLRAQEPTIVQYADLLVDVLREVADTGDSVEMVRYFNMAIFDSIGALSFGESFDSLKNRELHPWVDTIHKNLKSVAISHVLRSMGVEFLTPYVMPKELRGKRQENYSYAIEKLKKRMQKTGDQGDFWDRVMVKSADGNQTGDGMSPGEMLNNAAVMVVAGSETTSSALCGCTYLLCKSGKMDKAVSEIRNAFEASDQIDLLSVSRLPYLTAVIDETLRMYPSVPGQPPRVVPDGGATVCGQFVPAETRVGVSHLGAYYADYNFSHADKFIPERHLQKAEEPYKYDNYGAYQPWSVGVRNCIGRNLAYAEVRLTLAKLLWQFDIMLDVERTGEFLDQKIWSIWAKRELYMSFKTRVS
- a CDS encoding DUF1772 domain-containing protein (COG:S;~EggNog:ENOG410PSI3;~PFAM:PF08592;~TransMembrane:4 (o6-28i49-70o82-104i140-161o)), yielding MSNVGVEAIAVITGSFLSGAMMSVYLLAVPSLFDTTTDPGHLLRHWSRIFLNGHIKGPIICLTTTALYGIAAVSKYSAGDAWGVFAAAGLTTISMVPFTLTVMAPTNNALFRLEGEVKKGNSPSWPDAERLVQNWNRFNAIRAFFPLAGAVLGLLGTLKLVSF